The sequence CGTTGAATAGTGCGCCCATCGTCGTCTCCCGAATGACGCCGACGTCGCTGATCGAGTACGCCATTAGATCGCCGACCCGCCGTTCGTCGTAAAAACGCGCCGACATCGTCTCCCAATGGGCGAACAGCTCGTTGCGCAGCCGCATCTCCAGTCGGCGCGCCAAACGGAACAAATAAATCCGGCTGATCGAACGAAAAAAAGCCACTCCGGCACCGACCGTCAAAATCCCGATCCCGTACCGCCACGCTTCTTCGCGCGTCAGAAGGGAATGTTCCAGTCGGTCCGTAAAGCGGCCGATCAACTCCGGAATATAGAGCTGCAAGTAACAGGAGATAAACAGAAGCGCGAACCCGAACCCGTATGACAGGGCATGACGGCGCAAATGTTCGCCGAAAATCGATTTCCGTTCCTGCGCCATGTCGATCTCTCCTCCGCATCCCCTGACCGAAGGTTACAACGACCGAGGAGAGCATTCCATGGAGGATGGCGCCTCAAAACATGGACAATTTTGCGGCCTCCGTCACGGCCGCGAAGAAAGCGGGGCCGTCACTTCGTAAGCGCCGTCCGGCGTCCTCAGCCATTTGACGCCGGAAAACTTCCGCAAAAACGTTTCGACGTCCGCGTACCCGACGCCGTTTTCAAGGCGAAGCTCCCCGCCGGCCGCAAAATCGACCGTCACGCCGCCGGCGACGACACGCGCCGTCCGCGTTTCGCCGATCCACATCACCGTCGCGCCGACAAGCGCGGCCAACGTGCGCAGCGGCACATACGTGCGCCCGTCGCGGACGATCGGCGCCGGGCCGCCGCAGTCCAGCCCCATGATCCGGCAGACGCCTTCGGACGCCTCCAGCCGCAAGCTTTCGACGCCTGCTTCCCGCAATGCCGTCGCCAACTGGGCTCCTTCGCCCACGACGACAAGGTCGGGCTGAATGCCGCGTCCGTTCACTTGTCGGTGTTTCGGCGTCAGATACTCTTCTACCGTTATTTTCAGATAGGCGTCGCCTGAGCCGAGCGGATAAATCTGCTGCACGACGCCCTTGCCGTACGTCCGAACGCCGACGACGCGCGCTACACCGTAATCTTGAAGGGCTCCCGCCAAAATCTCCGCCGCACTGGCCGTCTGCTCGTCCACCAACACGATAAGCCGGCCCGAAAACGAGCGGACTCCTGAAAATTCAACCTTTTCCTCCACACCGCTTTGATCGCGCGTATACAGCAGCACGCCGCTTCCGACAAAGCGGGAAGCGACGTCACCGGCGCTGGACAGAAGGCCGCCGGTGTTGCCGCGCAGGTCGAGCACGAGCGCGCGCAGGTTCCCCAGTTCGGCAAGTTTCGCCCGAAGCTGTTCGTCCGTCTTCTCCGCGAACGACGTCAGGCGGACGTATCCGATGCCGTCGGCGACGCGCGAACCCGTCACGCGCGGCAGTTCGACTTCCGCCAGAACCGCCTCCAGTTCCAGACGAGCGCCGCCGCGCTCGACGCCGATGCGCACCTTCTGGCCGGCCTTCCAGCTCGCCCTCACCTCGTCGAAATGCTCGAAATCGACGGATTTGCCGTCGATCGATACGATCAGATCGCCGGCGCGAAGTCCAGCGGCTTCGCCGGGTCTGCCCGGCATCACTTCGCTGACGCGCACTCTGCCCCCGTCGTTTTCGATGACGATGCCCAGCCCGACATATTGGCCGTTAAGGCTTTCTAGAAAACGGCGATACTCTTCTTTCGTCCAATAGACCGTATACGGGTCGTTCAGCGATTCGACCATGCCGCGGATCGCCGCCTCGGCCAGCTTGTCCTTCGACGGCGCGCTCAGATGCAGCTGATAAAGCAGGTCGAACGCCTCTTGGATCCGGTTTTTCGCGTCCTCGGCGGGTACCTGGGCGGCGTGCGACCGCGGGACGGAAAAAGCGGGGACGACCGAGGCGGCGGACAGCGCGACGGACAGCGCCAACGACAGGAACAGCGCTTTGCGTGTCATGAATCGGCCTCCTTTTCGTCTGTAACCGGCACTTTAACGGAAAACCCAAAAGCCCATGCGGCGCATCGCTTCCCGCAGCGTCGCGCCGGCGACTTCCGACGCCTGCTCCGCCCCGCGGCGAAGGACGTCCTGAAGTTCGCCGGAACGGCGGATTTCCCGGTAACGCCTCTGAATCGGCTCGAGCAGCTCGACGACGCGCTCCGCCAGATCGCGTTTGAACTCCCCGTACCCCTTGCCCTCGTAAGCGGCTTCGACGTCCGCAACCGACATCCCGGACGCGTGGCAATAAATGCTGATCAAGTTGGAAATAGCAGGTTTATTTTCAGGATCATAACGGATTTCCCGTCCAGAATCGGTCACCGCCCGCATAATTTTCTTGCGGACGACGTCGGGTTCGTCGAGCAGCGCGATGTAACTGCCGGGATTCGGATTCGACTTGCTCATTTTTTTGGAAGGATTGTCCAACGACATGACGCGCGCGCCGACTTCCGGCATATAGGGTTCCGGCAGCTTGAACAGCTCACCGAACCGATTGTTGAACCGCTGCGCCAGATCGCGCGTCAGCTCGAGATGCTGCTTCTGGTCCTCGCCGACCGGAACAAGATCGGCGTTGTACAGCAAAATATCCGCCGCCATCAGCGCGGGATAGACGAACAGTCCCGCGCCGACCGACTCGCGCCCGGACGATTTTTCCTTAAACTGCGTCATCCGCTCCAGTTCGCCCATATGAACGAGCGTCGTCATCAGCCAGCCGAGCTGTGCGTGTTCCGGCACGTGCGACTGCAGAAACACCGTCGCCTTAGCCGGATCGATGCCTGCGGCAAGATACAACGCCGCCACCGCCTCGGAATTTTCCCGCAAATCGTCCGGGTTTTGCGGCACCGTCACCGCGTGCAGGTCGACGACCATAAAGAAGCAGCGGTGCGTATGCTGGAGCTTGACGAAATTCTGGATGGCGCCGATATAGTTGCCGAGCGTCAAAAGGCCGCTCGGCTGGACGCCGGAAAGAACGACGGGCATCCGGGTTCCTCCTTACGAAACGCGCGTTTCCTGTGGTACCGCAAGGACCGCGAAACCGCGAACCACGAAAGCTGCGGAAAGAAAAAGCCCTTCGCCGTCGGGGCGAAAGGCGGATCTCCCGGCGCTTTCACCGCACTTCGCGATGAAGCGTATACTTCCGCAGACGCGGGGAATATTTCATCAATTCCAGCCGTTGCGGATGGGTTTTCTTGTTTTTCGTCGTCGTATAATTCCGGTCGCCGGTCTCCGTGCATTCCAGCGTAATCACCACGCGCACGGCGGACACCTCCTTGCATCGCACGCAGGATAGTCATAATGATACCATGGGCGGCCGAACGCGTCAAACAAATAGCTCATCACGTCCGTGTCAAGACTCGGTAGGAGGAGAGACCTCAGCATCCCATTTAGGCCATCGTCACAGGACTCCGGACGATCTCCCGCAGCCCATACTGGACCCA is a genomic window of Candidatus Reconcilbacillus cellulovorans containing:
- a CDS encoding tryptophan--tRNA ligase, with amino-acid sequence MPVVLSGVQPSGLLTLGNYIGAIQNFVKLQHTHRCFFMVVDLHAVTVPQNPDDLRENSEAVAALYLAAGIDPAKATVFLQSHVPEHAQLGWLMTTLVHMGELERMTQFKEKSSGRESVGAGLFVYPALMAADILLYNADLVPVGEDQKQHLELTRDLAQRFNNRFGELFKLPEPYMPEVGARVMSLDNPSKKMSKSNPNPGSYIALLDEPDVVRKKIMRAVTDSGREIRYDPENKPAISNLISIYCHASGMSVADVEAAYEGKGYGEFKRDLAERVVELLEPIQRRYREIRRSGELQDVLRRGAEQASEVAGATLREAMRRMGFWVFR
- a CDS encoding 50S ribosomal protein L33, coding for MRVVITLECTETGDRNYTTTKNKKTHPQRLELMKYSPRLRKYTLHREVR